From the Limanda limanda chromosome 2, fLimLim1.1, whole genome shotgun sequence genome, one window contains:
- the LOC132996652 gene encoding kinesin-associated protein 3-like, translating into MDGPPSIGDMHYATVDVQEIQRSVKGCTLEVHPTEKAIVVEYEVEASIMAESGGDILGEHTEGQKILCVPDLSPCTDVGALAKKVVKGCELISSSYLPQVEQLLYYLQNRKSSSVTSKVEKKVERSVKPQELSFFEGVELNEEATITKLDEYVDLLYEDLQKKIRGSALILQLARKPENLPELLHNEAALGALARVLGEDWKQSVELATIIIYIFFCFSRFSHFHEVVRDNGIGALCMSVVEHELKRHDMWCKELHQENKACESEPENGSIRRDQGKALRKYQEFRAKQEQLLKVSLYLLFNLAEDPRTELKMRKKGIVGLLVKVLDRDDEEMLVLVVSFLKKLSIFLEINNDMAKVDIVERLDRLVPCANEDLLNLTLHLLLNLCCDSVLRAKMVQVRLLPKLIGLLGDEKNRQILMLILCHISMDDCFKGSFVDAGCTPPLLQMLFDCAEEKVEADLIAICINLAVNKRNAQLMCEGDRLKMLMKRALNTKDCQLMKMIRNISKHDGPTKPLFIDYVCDLAAQIHADEEEEWVCDCLGTLSNLTLPDLDWELMLKEYNLLPYLQDRLLPGLAQDDFVLDVVIMIGTVSMNDACAAMLVKSGVIPALIELLTVQQADDKFVFQIVNIFSRMVFHQDTRDFIIKDTQVPAYLIDMMLDKNVEIGTLCENTLNVIADYDVEWRRKFLTEKFCFQNSQWLAMF; encoded by the exons ATGGACGGCCCCCCCTCTATTGGAGATATGCACTATGCTACAGTAGATGTACA AGAGATTCAAAGGTCAGTGAAAGGAT GCACGTTAGAGGTTCATCCCACGGAGAAGGCCATCGTTGTGGAATATGAGGTGGAGGCGTCCATAATGGCCGAGAGTGGAGGTGATATCCTGGGCGAACACACGGAGGGACAAAAGATCCTCTGTGTGCCGGATCTGTCTCCCTGTACAGATGTGGGAGCCTTGGCCAAGAAAGTGGTGAAGGGTTGTGAGCTCATCTCTTCATCCTATTTGCCGCAGGTCGAGCAGCTCCTCTACTACCTGCAGAACAGGAAATCCTCCTCTGTGACGAGCAaagtggagaagaaggtggaaAGGAGTGTGAAACCTCAAGAGTTGTCTTTCTTTGAAGGAGTTGAGTTGAATGAGGAAGCCACTATAACCAAATTGGATGAATATGTGGACTTGCTCTATGAAGACCTCCAGAAGAAGATCAGAGGCTCTGCTCTCATTCTGCAGCTCGCCCGCAAACCTGAGAACCTGCCGGAGCTGCTGCACAACGAGGCAGCTCTGGGAGCTCTGGCCAGAGTACTGGGAGAGGACTGGAAACAGAGTGTGGAGCTGGCCACCATTATCATCTacatcttcttctgcttctctcgGTTCTCCCACTTTCATGAAGTGGTGAGAGATAATGGAATAGGTGCGTTGTGTATGAGTGTGGTGGAACATGAACTGAAGAGACATGACATGTGGTGTAAGGAGCTGCACCAGGAAAACAAAGCGTGCGAATCGGAACCGGAGAACGGTTCCATCAGAAGAGACCAAGGCAAAGCTCTGAGGAAATACCAAGAGTTTCGGGCTAAACAGGAGCAGCTGCTCAAAGTGTCTCTTTACCTCCTGTTTAACCTCGCTGAGGACCCCAGGACAGAGctgaaaatgaggaaaaaggGTATTGTTGGTCTGCTGGTGAAAGTTCTTGATCGAGATGATGAGgagatgctggtgctggtggtttCATTCCTGAAAAAACTCTCCATCTTCTTGGAGATCAACAACGACATGGCCAAGGTGGACATTGTAGAGCGACTGGACCGCCTGGTTCCCTGTGCCAACGAGGATCTGTTAAACCTGACTCTGCACCTGCTGTTAAATCTCTGCTGTGACTCTGTGCTCCGAGCCAAGATGGTGCAGGTCCGACTGCTGCCCAAACTGATCGGCTTGTTGGGGGATGAGAAGAACCGTCAGATACTGATGCTTATCCTGTGTCACATCAGCATGGACGACTGCTTCAAGGGCAGCTTCGTTGACGCCGGCTGCACACCTCCGCTCCTGCAGATGCTGTTTGACTGTGCTGAGGAGAAGGTTGAAGCCGACCTGATCGCCATCTGCATCAACCTGGCTGTGAACAAGAGGAACGCGCAACTCATGTGTGAAGGGGATCGGCTGAAGATGCTGATGAAGAGAGCTCTGAATACCAAAGACTGTCAACTGATGAAGATGATCCGAAACATCTCAAAACACGATGGACCAACCAAACCACTGTTCATCGACTACGTGTGTGACCTGGCGGCACAGATCCACgccgatgaagaggaggagtgggtgTGTGACTGCCTGGGGACGCTGTCCAACCTCACCCTCCCAGACCTGGACTGGGAGTTGATGCTGAAAGAGTACAACCTGCTGCCTTACCTCCAGGACAGACTCCTACCAGGCCTAGCGCAGGATGACTTCGTCCTGGACGTGGTGATTATGATTGGAACAGTTTCCATGAATGATGCCTGTGCCGCCATGTTGGTTAAATCCGGCGTCATCCCTGCTCTCATCGAGCTGCTGACCGTGCAACAGGCGGACGAcaagtttgtgtttcagattgtCAACATCTTCAGCCGGATGGTTTTTCACCAGGACACACGAGACTTCATCATCAAGGACACGCAGGTTCCGGCCTACCTGATAGACATGATGCTGGACAAGAATGTCGAGATCGGAACCCTGTGTGAAAACACCCTCAACGTTATTGCTGATTACGAtgtggagtggaggaggaagttcCTCACAGAGAAGTTCTGTTTCCAGAACAGCCAGTGGTTGGCGATGTTCTAG